In Defluviimonas aquaemixtae, the sequence GTTGTCCGCTACCGCCCGCGCCGGCATCGGTTCGCAGCGCTCGAAGGCTACGCGTTCGGGATTGGCCTGTCGTACGCTTCCGAGATTCCGCAAACAGAGATCGATCGCGACGGCGCGTCGAGCCATTTCCTCGCCTACTGGATGGCCGAACTGGAATTCTCGCTGCCGCGTGAGGGGCTGAGCCTCGTCGCCCGACTGCATCACCGCTCCGACGCCTACGGGCTGTTCGCTACAGACAGCGGGGCGAACGCGCTCGTCATCGGGCTCCGGAACGAATTCTGAACGGGCCAATGTGTTGCGATGGTGGCATTGCCGCCATGCACTCCGCCAAGCCGTTGGACTTGGGCGGGGTTATCCGGTATCCGATTCACAAGTGAATGGAGCGCACCCCGCATGCACCCGCGAGACCTGTCGATCCCTGGTCAGCGCCACCCCGAAAAGGCGCATCGCCCCGATCAGGCGCAGCCGAAAAAGCCCGATTGGATTCGCGTCAAGGCGCCAACCTCGGCAGGGTACAAGGCCACGCGGGATATTCTGAAGGCGAACCGGCTCGTCACCGTCTGTGAAGAGGCGGGCTGCCCGAATGTCGGCGAATGCTGGAGCCAGGGACACGCCACCATGATGATCATGGGCGAAGTCTGCACGCGCGGCTGCACCTTTTGTAACGTGGCCACCGGCCGGCCCGACGCGCTCGACGCGTTCGAACCGGGGCGGGTCGCGCACGCGGTTGCGACGCTCGGGCTGAACCATGTCGTCGTGACAAGCGTCGACCGGGACGATCTGGACGACGGAGGTGCGGAGCATTTCGCGCAGACGATCCGGGCGATCCGGCATCGTGCACCCGGTTCCACGATTGAGGTCCTGACCCCGGATTTCCTGAAATGCGCCCCCGGCGCGCTCGAGAAGGTCGTCGAAGCGCGCCCCGATGTCTTCAACCACAACCTGGAAACGGTACCCAGCCTCTATCCGACGGTCCGGCCCGGCGCGCGCTATTTCCACTCGCTGCGGCTCCTGCAGAGGGTGAAGGAACTCGATCCCGCGATGTTCACCAAGTCGGGGATCATGGTTGGGCTCGGGGAGGATGCGCAATCAGTCCGTCAGGTGATGGACGACATGCGCTCGGCGGATGTCGATTTTCTCACGATCGGCCAGTACCTGCAGCCTACGCCCAAGCATCACCGGATCGACCGTTTCGTGACGCCCGAGGAGTTCAAGGGTTACGAGAATGCGGCCTATGGCAAGGGCTTCCTGATGGTGTCGGCAACGCCGTTGACGCGGTCGAGCTATCATGCCGGCGAGGATTTCGCCCGGCTGCGCGCGGCACGGCTCGAACGGCTTGGCCGAAGCTGAGCGCGCCTCGGGCGGCGGCGTCAGAAATTCAGTCCGACCGAAGGCCCGGGCAATCCCTTCCAGCTTTCACGGCGCGAGACGTCCGGTTCGGTAAAGAGCCGGTCTGCGGCAAATAGCGCGAGACCGCTGAAAAACGACTGAACCAGCCCCGGTTCGGCGCGTTCAGGCGCCGCGAGCATACGTTCCGCGACAGACGGCGGAGTGGGCTGCGGTCGATCAGGCGACTGCCCGAGGGCAGGCCCGGCAGAGGCGGCAAGTGCGAACGTGCACATGCGGACAGACCGGGAGAGCAGCATCGGACGATCCATGTTTAGGCAGCATCGCACCCCGGCGCGGGGCTGACGCGGGCAGCTTCCCTCAGAATGACTGGAAAGGGGTTAACGAATCGTAAGCGCCGAAGCCGGCCTATTCCGCAGGTGGCACTTTCTTGAGATAGGCGGCGATGGCCGCGCGATCTTCCTGCGGCAATTTCGCGGTGTTCTGCACGACAAGGGCCATGTGCCCGCCCGCGCTGTCGTAATCCGGCGTAAAGCCCGAGGTTAGGTATTCGACGATATCGGCCTCGGACCAATCGAGCTTGGCGGGTGTGATGTTCGGGAAACTTCCCTTGCCGGCTGGAACCGGGCCACCCGCTAACCAGCGGCCGCGCTCCATCGCGCCAAGCGCATTGCGCGGCGTGTGGCATTCGCCGCAATGGCCGAGCACTTCGGCCAGGTAACGTCCGCGCGTCTCCTCCTCGGTCAGATCGCCGGTCACGACCGGGCTGCCGTCGCCGCCGAACAGGAGCTTCCAGCCGCCGAGGCCGAGCCGGATGCTGAACGGAAAGCCCACCTCGTGCGAGGCGCTCGGTGTCGGGTCGGCAGGTAGAGTGGCAAGAAAGGCGCGCAGGTCGACGACGTCCTGAAGCTCGGCGCCAGCATAGCTCACATAGGGAAAGACGGGGTAGTAGTGCGTACCGTGCGGCGAGACCCCGCGCAGCATTGCGTTGGCGAGATCGAGATCGCTCCAGCCGCCGATACCGTGGTCGGGATCGTTTGAGATGTTCGGCGCGACGAAGGTACCGAAGGGCGAGGGGAAACGCTGTCCGCCCGTGAGCACGAGTTTCGCGTCGTCCTTGGCCTCCGCGGCGGCGTGACACGAGGAGCAGCCTGCGGCCCAGAACATGCGCTCGCCCCGCGCGGCATCGCCGACCAGCCCGGCAAGCGCGTCGTCGGGCAACGGATCGGGCCGGATAAGGTAAAGCCCGATCGCCGCAGCGACGGCAGCAAGGACAAGCAGCGTGACGAGAAGTCTGCGCATCGCCGGCTCCCATGACGAAAGGGGCGAGCCATCCGCCCGCCCCCGTTCTGTACGATTGGTCGCGATTATTCCTTCGGAATGCGCGCGGCCTTGTGGCAGTCACCGCAGGCCTCGCCGAGCGGCCCCATGGCTTCCTTTACCGCGTCCAGGCCGCCGCCCGCCGCACTCTGCATGGCCTTCGCGGCTGTCACGAAGGCTTCGCCCTTTTCGCCGACCTTGGCTTCCGCGGTCCAGGCCTTCGCGTCCGCCGTGGACATTGGATTGGCAGAGTTGTCCGACCCTTCGGGCCAAAGCATCGATGCGTCCAACATTGCCGACGCCACGAGATTGTCCGCGGCCGTCTGTGCGGCGGCGGCATCGTATTCCGCCTCGCCTTTTGCCATGGCACCCAGAACCCCGATGTTCAGGGCACGGTAGCTCATGATTCCCTGGCGCGCCTTGATCTGCATCCCGAACGGACCACTGTCCTGAGCCGAGACGGAACCGGCAAGCGCGATCATCGCAATTGTCGTACCGACGAGAACCTTCTTCATTGCAGAGCTCCAATTCTTGAGACTTCGGGGGATTAGAGTAGCTGTGCCAAATTTCATTACCATCCGCAATTTTTGCATGGTAATAGTGAGAAAACGCACAGCTGTTCAGATGCGTCGTATAGCGTTGGAAAATGCGCCACCGCCCGCGCCGGTTGTGCTGACAGAGTGCCGTCACAACTTCGTGAGGACAATCCATGCGGGAGAACTGGGACGATCTGCGCTTCATCCTCGCGGTGGCCGAGGAGGGCTCCGTAAGCGCCGCCGCGCGCCGGCTGGACGTCAATCACGCCACCGTCCTGAGGCGAGTCGCGGCCTATGAGCAGGCGGTCGGCGTCACGCTTTTCGACAAGACCGCACGCGGCTATTCCGTTCCCGGGCCGCAGCGGAGAATCATCGATGCGGCACGCGAGGTCGACCGCGCCGTGCAGGCAGTGGGCCGCATGCTGCAAGGCGCACGTGCGCCCCTTGCGGGCGAGGTTCGCGTGACGTCGACCGACACGTTCTGCCAATTCGTCCTGCCGACCATCATCCGGCGAATTCGCGACGACGCGCCGGATCTGAAGATCGAGCTCATCTGTGCGAATGTCCATCTCGACCTCAGCCGCACACATGCCGACATTGCCGTGCGCCCGACCGAGCACCTCTCCTCCGAGCTCGTGGGTGAGGCACCCGTGTCGATGGGCTTCGGATTGTACCGGAAAAGCGGTACGCCGAGCGAGGCATGGCTTGGCCTGTCGGGCGCGTTGTCACGCTCGCTCCCGGCGCGCTGGATGAGCAAGAGCGTTGATCCGGCGCGTATCGTCGCATCGTCCGACAGCTTTCCCGTGCTCAGAGAGATGGCGGCGGAGGGGCAGGGCATGGCGATCCTGCCTGATATCCTCGGCCAGACCGATCCAAGTCTCGTGCGCGTTGAAGGCGGTATCCCCGACATGGCGATTCCCATCTGGGTCGCCTGCCATGCCGATCTGGCAGACGTGCCTCGCATTGCCGAGACGTGCCACGCCCTCATCCGGGCGCTGGCTGGAATTGGAGACCGTCTCTGGCTGGGCGCGAACGAATCTTCCTCCGCGACTTGAACGCGGCACAGTCTCCGCGTCACGGTCGGAACGAGCGCCGGCCGGGATCGATGCCCCAGTGCTCGGGAAACAGGCCCAGCCACTCGGCGCCTGCCAGCGTGAGGCACAGCGCCACGGCGACCGAGACGATGATCACCCGCCTGCGCGACGGCGGATGGCGGGCCCAGCGCGCCATCCGCAATAACTGGGTAAGGTTCATGCCACTTCGTCCGTGAAGCGCACCTTGCCGATATGCGGCAGGTTCCGGTCGCGTTGCGCGAAGTCGATCCCGTACCCAACGACGAACTCGTCAGGGATCTCGAAGCCGGTCCAGGTCGCCTTTATCGGCACTTCGCGTCGCGATGGCTTGTCGAGAAGCGCGCAGACCTCGAGCCGCGTCGGGCCGCGGCTTCTGAGCAGGTTGACCACGTGGTGAAGCGTGAAACCGGTATCGACGATGTCCTCTACGACCAGCACGTCCCGCCCGGCGATCTCGCCCCTCAGGTCCTTGAGAATGCGCACCTCGCGGCTCGACTCCATCGCGTCGCCGTAAGAGGAGGCTTCGAGGAAATCGACCTCGACCGGTAGGTCGATTTCGCGCACCAGATCGGCGATGAAGACGAATGAGCCCCTCAGAAGTCCGACCACGACGAGCTTGTCGGTCCCCTCGAATGCCTTCGTGATCTCTTTTGCGAGTTCCTCGACCCGCGCGGCAATCGTCTTCGCCGAGATCATTTCGTCGATGACATAGGGACGATGTGGCATGGGTACCCCTTGATTTCGCCCCCTCATTTAGCCACACGGGCGGTCAGTGTCACCAAGGACGAGAAGATGCCCACGCATTCCGAGACGCGGACTATGCCCTACCGGGCCGACCAGATGTACGATCTGGTCGCCGATGTCGCGCGCTACCCGGAATTCCTGCCCTGGACGGCGGCTGCGCGAATCCGCTCGCGCGCGCCCCGGCGCGACGGAAGCGAGGTGATGGAGGCCGATCTCGTGATCTCGTTCAAGGTCTTCCGCGAACGCTTCGGCAGCCGAGTGACGCTGTGGCGCGAGGAGAAGCGGATCGACACGGAGTATCTGGAAGGACCTTTCCGTCACATGCGCTCGCATTGGGTATTCCGAGCGTTGACCGACACAAGCTGCGAAGTGTCATTCTTCGTGGATTTCGAGTTCAAGAATGTCATTCTGCAAAAGCTTATCGGCGTCGTCTTCGATGAAGCGATGCACCGTGTCGTGCGAGCTTTCGAGGCTCGGGCGGCGGCGCTCTACGGTCAGGGCTAGTTGTCGCTCTGGCATTTGACCGATCGTTCCAGACATGCCAAATTGGGCCATGCCCTGGGAAAAGACATACGACGATACTGATGTTCTTGACCGCGCCATGCGCGCTTTTTGGGCCAATGGTTATGAGGCCACGTCGGTCAGCGACCTCGTGGCGGCCACGGGGCTGAACCGGGGGAGCCTCTACGGCGGGTTCGGCGACAAGCGTACCCTCTTCGTGCAGGCGCTGAGGCACTACGACGCGACTGAGCGGGAGGGGTTCCTGACGCGCGTCGCCGCGACCGAAGCGCCGCGGGACGCGATCCTCGCCGCCTTCGAACAGGCGGCCAGGGACCCCGGGCCGGGCGGGACGCCACCGGGCTGCCTTCTCGTCAACACCGCACTCGAATGCGCGCCGCATGATGCCGAGATCGCGGGGATCGTGAACGCGGCATTCTGCGAAGTCGAGGTCTTCTTCCGCACGCGGATCGAGGCCGCCATAGCTGACGGAGCACTCGGGTCCGATATCGAGCCCCGCGCAACGGCGCGCGCGCTGGTCGGCCTGTTTCTGGGGCTCCGGGTGCTCGCCCGTTCGGGCGCGGACCAGGCGCTGCACGAGGCAGTGATCGCGCAGGCGAGGAACATGGTCACGTAAAACATTTGCCGATTTTGGAACGACCGTTCAAATGAAAGGGAGGAAACGATGTCAGTATCCTATGTAGAACGCGACCAGGCGGGGCCAGAGACGATGGCCTTCTACGATGCGGCCGAAGACCGCTTCAAAGCGCTTCTGAACATCTTCAAGGTATTCGGTCACCAGCCGGAATACGGCCGTGTCTTCACCGAAACCATCATGGCGATCCTGAAGGATGGTGAAATCGACTGGAACACCAAGGAGCTTCTGATCCTCAAGGCCACGCAGGGCAACGACTGCCAGTACTGCGTGGTCCAGCACGAGAGGCTCTGCGACATGCTCGGCATCCCGGCCGAGAAGGTCGCCGATATCGACGGCATAAAGTACCGCTCGAGCCCGCATTTCACCGAGGGGGAGAAGGCGCTTCTCGATTTCTGCGTCCAGATTGGCGAGGACGCGAACCGCGTTCCGAAAGAGCTTTGGGACCGGCTCCACAAGCACTGGACCGAGCCTCAGATCGTCGATGCTGCTTTCGTCATCACCACCTATATCGCGGTGTCGAAATTTGGCGATGCGCTCGGCGTGGAGCTTGAGCCGATGTTCGACGGCGTGAGGCCGCAACTCACGATCAGGCACTAGGCCCGATGCGGATCGAGATCTTCACCGGCCCGGGCTGCGCCCATTGCGAGGTCGCCAAGGCGCTTCTGAACCGCAGGGGCCTCACCTTCGAGGAGCGCGACGTCAGCGAGGAAGCGGTGCGGGAAGAGTTCGCGCAAAGACTGCCGCGCGTACGCTCCATTCCGCAGGTCTTCATCGACGACGAGCATATCGGCGGGCTCGAGGACCTGAAGCTGCGCCTTGCCTGACGTGGAGGGGCCCGTCAGGACGTGTGATCGTAGGCCCGTTCGCCATGCACCGAGATGTCGAGGCCGTTGTACTCGGTCTCGGCATCAACACGGATCGACGTGATCGCGGCGGCAATCTTGGCCAGCACCCAGGTCGCCGCCACAGTGAACACCCCGACGATGACCAGCGCGCCGATCTGCGCCGCCCAGGCCCCTTGGCCAAAGACCGCGATCATGATCGTGCCGAACATGCCGCCCACGCCATGCACCGCGAAGACATCAAGCGTGTCGTCGATCCTCAGCTTGTTGCGGATGAGGTTCACCGCCTCCTGACACAGCACGCCCGCGATGGTGCCGATGATCAGCGCCGCAACCGGGCCGACAAACCCGCTCGCCGGGGTGATCGAGGCGAGCCCGGCGATCGTGCCAGTGACGAGGCCGACGAGCGACGCACGGCCGAACTTGATCCGTTCCCACAAGGCCCAGCTGAGCGAGGCCGCGGCGGCCGAGAGATGTGTGACCGTGATGGCCATCGCCGCGCCGCCGTCGGCGGCAAGCTGCGAGCCGCCATTGAAGCCGAACCAGCCGACCCAGAGCAGGGCCGCGCCCATCGCCACCATGCCGGGATTGTGCGGCGGCGTCGTCCGGTTCTGACGCGGCCCCACCACCAGCGCGAGCACGAGCGCCGCGAGGCCAGCAGTCTCGTGCACCACGATCCCGCCCGCGAAGTCCCGCGTCCCGGTCTCGCCGAAGATTCCGCCGTCGGCCAGGAACCCGCCGCCCCAGATCCAGTGGGCGACCGGGGCGTAGACCAGAAGCATCCAGAGCGCGGAAAAGAGAAGAACGAAGCCGAAGCCGACGCGCTCGACAAAGGCGCCGAGAAAGAGCGCGGGCGTGATGATCGCGAATGTCATCTGGAACGCGAAGAAGAGAACTTCGGGCAGCGTCCCCGACAACGTTTCGGCATCGACGCCGGCAAGGAAAGCGCGACCCAGCCCACCCCAAAGAGGCCCGTCGCCGCCAAAGGCGATCGAATAGCCCGCCACAAACCACAGCACGCTCATGAGGCAGGCGATGGCAAAGCAATGCATGAACACGCTGAGCACGTTGCGCGCCCTGACGAGTCCGCCATAGAAAAGCGCGAGCCCCGGCAGCGTCATCAGAAGCACGAGGGCCGTGGCCACGAGAATCCAAGCAGTATCGGCGCCGTTCATTCGCGCGTTTCCTTGTCTGTGATATCCCCCTCGCCCGAAAAGCGCGGATCGCTTGCCGGGAAAAGAGGCAAGCTGAATGTCGGTGCCGGAATGGGAAGCATTTCGCAAACTGCCCCTTTTTCGGGCAGGGTTCGCAGCGCCTTGACGCGAAAGCGGGCAGTCCGAGGATCAGCCTTCGAGCGCACCGATCATCAGGTTGAGCGCATGATCGACCGCCGCGCGGCGCACCGCGGCCCGGCCGAGTGCACCGAATTCGACCGTTTCGGTGCGCGTTTCTAAGCCGCATCGTGCCAGTCCGAAACAGACCCGGCCTTCGGGCTTGGACTCCGATCCGCCGGGACCGGCGATGCCGGTGACCGCGACCGCGAGTGTCGCATCGGAACGCGCGGCCGCGCCTTCGGCCATCTCCCGCGCGACCTCTTCACTGACCGCGCCGTGACGGTCGAGCGTGGCGCGTTGGACGCCCAGCATGTCCTCCTTGGCCGCGTTGGAGTACGTGACGAAACCCCGGTCGAATACTTCGGAAGACCCCGCCACGTCGGTTATCGCGGCGGCAATCATGCCGCCGGTGCAGCTTTCCGCTGTGGCGAGCATCACGCCACTGGCGCGCGCCGCCGCCAGAAGGGCCCCGGCACGCGTCATCTGAGAAAGATGCCATGCCAGAGCGCGGCGAGCAGGGTGACGCAGACCGCCGCGAAGACGCCGGCGACGACATCGTCCAGCATCACGCCCAGGGCATCGCCGCGCCGGTCTGCCCAGCCGACGAGCCAGGGTTTCCAGATGTCGAAGAGCCTGAAGAGAAGAAACGCCGCGACCCAGCCGGGCCAGAGCGCGAGCAGGTCAGCCCCGGCACGCGATGCGCCAATCACAATGGGAAAAAGTGCGATCCACTGGCCTACGACCTCGTCGATGACGATCTCCGAAGGGTCATGGTCTGCCTTGCCATGCGTCTCGACCGCCGTAGCCCCCCAGCCAAACACGAAGACGACGAGCGTTGCGATCACTAGGCCCCAGGGGCCTGCCGCCTTGACGATCAGCCATGCGGCGGGCAGGGCTGCGAGCGAGCCCCAGGTGCCCGGGGCGGGCCTGAGCAGCCCCGCGCCGAAGAAGGTCGCGAATAGCCGCGCCGCGCTCATCGGTTCACCAGCGTGACCGTGGCGATGGCGGCAATGCCTTCCTCGCGTCCCGTGAAGCCCAGACGCTCGGAGGTCGTCGCCTTGACGCTGACCCGGTTCGTTTCGGTGCCGAGGATCCGGGCCAGTTCCTTGGCCATGTCAATTGCATGCGGCCCAATCTTCGGACGTTCGCAGATCAGCGTCACATCGGCGTTCGCAAGCCTGTAGCCGTGCGCGGCGATGCGATCGGCGGCGTGCGACAGGAAGATGTGGCTCGCCGCGCCCTTCCACTCTGGATCGGTAGGCGGGAAATGGCGCCCGATATCGCCCTCGGCGAGCGCCCCGTAAATCGCGTCCGTCAACGCATGCATGCCGACATCGGCGTCGGAATGTCCGGCGAGACCGCGTTCGTGCGGCACACGGACGCCGCAGAGCATCACGTGGTCACCCTTGGTGAAGGCGTGCACGTCGAAACCGTTTCCGCTGCGAACATCCATGCGCTTCTTCAGCATTCTCTCGGCCCGGGCGAAGTCTGCGGGCCACGTGAGTTTGATGTTCTCCTCCTCGCCTTCGACGATGGCGACGTCAAGCCCGGCGGCGAGGGCGACCTCCACATCATCGGCGGGTTCGCCCCTATAGGCGCGGTGCGCGGCGAGTATTTCGGGGAAGCGGAAGCCTTGCGGCGTCTGCGCACGGAAGAGTCCGTCGCGCGCCCGAAGCCCGGTCACGCGGCCGTCGGCACCGGTCCAGAGCGCATCGGTCACCGCGAGCGCCG encodes:
- a CDS encoding ammonium transporter, which translates into the protein MNGADTAWILVATALVLLMTLPGLALFYGGLVRARNVLSVFMHCFAIACLMSVLWFVAGYSIAFGGDGPLWGGLGRAFLAGVDAETLSGTLPEVLFFAFQMTFAIITPALFLGAFVERVGFGFVLLFSALWMLLVYAPVAHWIWGGGFLADGGIFGETGTRDFAGGIVVHETAGLAALVLALVVGPRQNRTTPPHNPGMVAMGAALLWVGWFGFNGGSQLAADGGAAMAITVTHLSAAAASLSWALWERIKFGRASLVGLVTGTIAGLASITPASGFVGPVAALIIGTIAGVLCQEAVNLIRNKLRIDDTLDVFAVHGVGGMFGTIMIAVFGQGAWAAQIGALVIVGVFTVAATWVLAKIAAAITSIRVDAETEYNGLDISVHGERAYDHTS
- a CDS encoding glutaredoxin family protein, whose protein sequence is MRIEIFTGPGCAHCEVAKALLNRRGLTFEERDVSEEAVREEFAQRLPRVRSIPQVFIDDEHIGGLEDLKLRLA
- a CDS encoding bifunctional 2-C-methyl-D-erythritol 4-phosphate cytidylyltransferase/2-C-methyl-D-erythritol 2,4-cyclodiphosphate synthase; its protein translation is MRVAETAVIIVAAGRGTRAGAGLPKQWRDLAGRPALLRSAAAFDGVGRTIVVLHPEDMARGIETFAGRVTLVAGGATRAQSVRNALETLTGGEVSEVLIHDGARPFASRALIERVRGALADSPAAAPALAVTDALWTGADGRVTGLRARDGLFRAQTPQGFRFPEILAAHRAYRGEPADDVEVALAAGLDVAIVEGEEENIKLTWPADFARAERMLKKRMDVRSGNGFDVHAFTKGDHVMLCGVRVPHERGLAGHSDADVGMHALTDAIYGALAEGDIGRHFPPTDPEWKGAASHIFLSHAADRIAAHGYRLANADVTLICERPKIGPHAIDMAKELARILGTETNRVSVKATTSERLGFTGREEGIAAIATVTLVNR
- a CDS encoding CinA family protein, which gives rise to MTRAGALLAAARASGVMLATAESCTGGMIAAAITDVAGSSEVFDRGFVTYSNAAKEDMLGVQRATLDRHGAVSEEVAREMAEGAAARSDATLAVAVTGIAGPGGSESKPEGRVCFGLARCGLETRTETVEFGALGRAAVRRAAVDHALNLMIGALEG
- a CDS encoding c-type cytochrome gives rise to the protein MKKVLVGTTIAMIALAGSVSAQDSGPFGMQIKARQGIMSYRALNIGVLGAMAKGEAEYDAAAAQTAADNLVASAMLDASMLWPEGSDNSANPMSTADAKAWTAEAKVGEKGEAFVTAAKAMQSAAGGGLDAVKEAMGPLGEACGDCHKAARIPKE
- a CDS encoding LysR family transcriptional regulator gives rise to the protein MRENWDDLRFILAVAEEGSVSAAARRLDVNHATVLRRVAAYEQAVGVTLFDKTARGYSVPGPQRRIIDAAREVDRAVQAVGRMLQGARAPLAGEVRVTSTDTFCQFVLPTIIRRIRDDAPDLKIELICANVHLDLSRTHADIAVRPTEHLSSELVGEAPVSMGFGLYRKSGTPSEAWLGLSGALSRSLPARWMSKSVDPARIVASSDSFPVLREMAAEGQGMAILPDILGQTDPSLVRVEGGIPDMAIPIWVACHADLADVPRIAETCHALIRALAGIGDRLWLGANESSSAT
- a CDS encoding phosphatidylglycerophosphatase A family protein, which codes for MSAARLFATFFGAGLLRPAPGTWGSLAALPAAWLIVKAAGPWGLVIATLVVFVFGWGATAVETHGKADHDPSEIVIDEVVGQWIALFPIVIGASRAGADLLALWPGWVAAFLLFRLFDIWKPWLVGWADRRGDALGVMLDDVVAGVFAAVCVTLLAALWHGIFLR
- a CDS encoding c-type cytochrome produces the protein MRRLLVTLLVLAAVAAAIGLYLIRPDPLPDDALAGLVGDAARGERMFWAAGCSSCHAAAEAKDDAKLVLTGGQRFPSPFGTFVAPNISNDPDHGIGGWSDLDLANAMLRGVSPHGTHYYPVFPYVSYAGAELQDVVDLRAFLATLPADPTPSASHEVGFPFSIRLGLGGWKLLFGGDGSPVVTGDLTEEETRGRYLAEVLGHCGECHTPRNALGAMERGRWLAGGPVPAGKGSFPNITPAKLDWSEADIVEYLTSGFTPDYDSAGGHMALVVQNTAKLPQEDRAAIAAYLKKVPPAE
- the hpt gene encoding hypoxanthine phosphoribosyltransferase, producing the protein MPHRPYVIDEMISAKTIAARVEELAKEITKAFEGTDKLVVVGLLRGSFVFIADLVREIDLPVEVDFLEASSYGDAMESSREVRILKDLRGEIAGRDVLVVEDIVDTGFTLHHVVNLLRSRGPTRLEVCALLDKPSRREVPIKATWTGFEIPDEFVVGYGIDFAQRDRNLPHIGKVRFTDEVA
- the lipA gene encoding lipoyl synthase; protein product: MHPRDLSIPGQRHPEKAHRPDQAQPKKPDWIRVKAPTSAGYKATRDILKANRLVTVCEEAGCPNVGECWSQGHATMMIMGEVCTRGCTFCNVATGRPDALDAFEPGRVAHAVATLGLNHVVVTSVDRDDLDDGGAEHFAQTIRAIRHRAPGSTIEVLTPDFLKCAPGALEKVVEARPDVFNHNLETVPSLYPTVRPGARYFHSLRLLQRVKELDPAMFTKSGIMVGLGEDAQSVRQVMDDMRSADVDFLTIGQYLQPTPKHHRIDRFVTPEEFKGYENAAYGKGFLMVSATPLTRSSYHAGEDFARLRAARLERLGRS
- a CDS encoding type II toxin-antitoxin system RatA family toxin: MPTHSETRTMPYRADQMYDLVADVARYPEFLPWTAAARIRSRAPRRDGSEVMEADLVISFKVFRERFGSRVTLWREEKRIDTEYLEGPFRHMRSHWVFRALTDTSCEVSFFVDFEFKNVILQKLIGVVFDEAMHRVVRAFEARAAALYGQG
- a CDS encoding carboxymuconolactone decarboxylase family protein; translated protein: MSVSYVERDQAGPETMAFYDAAEDRFKALLNIFKVFGHQPEYGRVFTETIMAILKDGEIDWNTKELLILKATQGNDCQYCVVQHERLCDMLGIPAEKVADIDGIKYRSSPHFTEGEKALLDFCVQIGEDANRVPKELWDRLHKHWTEPQIVDAAFVITTYIAVSKFGDALGVELEPMFDGVRPQLTIRH
- a CDS encoding TetR/AcrR family transcriptional regulator; amino-acid sequence: MRAFWANGYEATSVSDLVAATGLNRGSLYGGFGDKRTLFVQALRHYDATEREGFLTRVAATEAPRDAILAAFEQAARDPGPGGTPPGCLLVNTALECAPHDAEIAGIVNAAFCEVEVFFRTRIEAAIADGALGSDIEPRATARALVGLFLGLRVLARSGADQALHEAVIAQARNMVT